The Tachyglossus aculeatus isolate mTacAcu1 chromosome 22, mTacAcu1.pri, whole genome shotgun sequence genome window below encodes:
- the LOC119944004 gene encoding olfactory receptor 4S2-like translates to MEKINNVTEFEFLGFSQNVEVQKACFVIFFLLYAINLVGNSLIMLTICFGKLYRSPMYFFLIFLSLIDLCYSSVTAPKMIKDLISERKTISFEGCMMQLFGVHFFGSTEIFLLTVMAYDRYVAICKPLHYVRIMNWSVCNKMLVGTWVGGIIHSMIQLSLVVQLPFCGPNVIDHYFCDVHPVLKLACANAYVASVVDMANTGTITLGPFLILLLSYTVILWSLRHQSKEGRRKALSTCVSHVIVVIIFLGPCVFMYMRPDITFSVDKMFAIFYTNITPMLNPLIYTLRNAVVKNAMKKLWSRKVVLQK, encoded by the coding sequence ATGGAAAAGATAAACAATGTCACGGAATTTGAGTTCTTGGGATTTTCTCAGAACGTAGAAGTGCAGAAGGCATGTTTTGTGATATTTTTCCTCTTATATGCCATCAACCTTGTGGGAAACAGCCTCATCATGCTGACCATCTGTTTCGGAAAACTCTACCggtcacccatgtacttcttcctcatcttTCTTTCTCTGATCGACCTTTGCTACTCCTCCGTCACGGCCCCCAAGATGATCAAAGACCTGATCTCGGAGAGAAAAACCATCTCCTTTGAGGGGTGTATGATGCAACTTTTTGGTGTTCATTTCTTTGGTTCCACCGAGATCTTTCTCCTTACAGTGATGGCCTACGATcgttacgtggccatctgcaaacccctccATTATGTGAGGATCATGAACTGGTCTGTATGCAATAAAATGCTTGTGGGCACATGGGTTGGGGGCATCATCCACTCCATGATTCAGTTGTCCCTGGTTGTCCagctgcccttctgtggccccaatgtgaTCGATCACTATTTTTGCGATGTCCATCCCGTGCTGAAACTTGCCTGTGCCAACGCTTATGTCGCCAGTGTTGTAGACATGGCCAATACTGGGACGATCACTCTGGGGCCCTTTCTCATCTTGCTCCTCTCTTATACCGTCATATTGTGGTCCCTGAGACATCAGAGCAAAGAAGGACGGCGAAAAGCTCTCTCTACCTGTGTTTCTCACGTCATTGTGGTCATCATCTTTTTGGGTCCCTGTGTCTTTATGTACATGCGACCGGACATCACCTTTTCAGTAGATAAAATGTTTGCCATATTTTATACCAACATCACCCCCATGTTAAACCCTCtgatctacactctgaggaatgCAGTGGTGAAGAATGCCATGAAGAAGTTGTGGAGTAGGAAAGTGGTTTTGCAAAAATAA